A single Streptococcus thermophilus DNA region contains:
- a CDS encoding cysteine desulfurase — MSALDAYKIRQDFAILDQVVNDEPLVYLDNAATTQKPQVVLDTLMAYYREENANVHRGVHTLAERATAAYEASREKIRQFISAKSTKEILFTRGTTTGLNWVGRFAEQVLEPGDEVVISIMEHHSNIIPWQEACKKAGAKLVYAYLKDGQLDMEDLANKISEKTKFVSLAQVSNVLGCINPVKEIAQMVHRVGAYMVVDGAQSAPHMAIDVQDLDCDFFILSGHKMLGPTGIGVLYGKEEILNQMNPIEFGGEMIDFVYEQEATWKELPWKFEAGTPNIAGAIALGTAVDYLSALGMENVHAYEQELVDYVLPKLQAIEGLTVYGPEDSGKHAGVIAFNINGLHPHDVATALDYEGVAVRAGHHCAQPLINHLGISSAARASFYIYNTKEDCDKLVEAILATKEFFNGTL; from the coding sequence ATGTCAGCTCTAGATGCCTATAAGATTCGACAAGATTTTGCCATCTTAGATCAGGTAGTCAATGATGAACCTTTGGTATACTTGGATAATGCAGCGACGACTCAGAAACCTCAAGTAGTTTTGGACACCCTCATGGCCTACTATCGTGAGGAGAATGCTAATGTGCACCGTGGCGTGCACACTTTGGCAGAGCGTGCCACAGCTGCTTACGAAGCTAGTCGTGAAAAAATTCGCCAGTTTATTAGTGCCAAATCAACTAAAGAGATTCTCTTTACACGTGGAACGACAACTGGTCTTAACTGGGTTGGTCGTTTTGCAGAGCAGGTTCTTGAGCCAGGAGATGAGGTGGTTATTTCAATTATGGAACACCACTCTAATATCATCCCTTGGCAGGAAGCTTGTAAGAAGGCGGGGGCTAAACTTGTTTATGCCTACTTGAAAGATGGTCAGTTGGATATGGAAGACTTGGCCAATAAGATTAGTGAAAAGACAAAATTTGTCAGTCTGGCTCAGGTTTCTAACGTTTTAGGTTGCATCAATCCTGTTAAAGAGATTGCACAAATGGTCCACCGAGTTGGCGCCTATATGGTAGTGGATGGTGCCCAATCTGCACCCCACATGGCTATTGATGTTCAGGATTTGGATTGTGATTTCTTTATCCTTTCTGGACATAAGATGTTAGGCCCAACAGGGATTGGGGTTCTCTATGGAAAAGAAGAGATTCTCAACCAGATGAATCCTATCGAATTTGGTGGTGAGATGATTGATTTCGTTTATGAACAAGAAGCCACTTGGAAGGAACTGCCTTGGAAATTTGAGGCTGGCACACCTAACATTGCGGGAGCTATTGCACTAGGTACTGCTGTGGACTACCTCTCTGCTTTAGGTATGGAAAATGTTCATGCTTATGAGCAAGAGTTGGTAGACTATGTCTTGCCTAAGCTTCAAGCGATTGAGGGATTGACGGTATATGGGCCAGAAGATTCTGGCAAACATGCGGGTGTTATCGCCTTTAATATTAATGGACTTCATCCTCATGATGTGGCGACTGCCCTTGACTATGAAGGGGTGGCGGTTCGTGCGGGTCACCACTGTGCTCAACCTTTAATTAATCATTTAGGTATTTCATCGGCTGCCCGTGCAAGTTTCTATATTTACAATACTAAAGAGGATTGTGACAAGCTTGTAGAGGCAATTCTTGCGACGAAGGAGTTTTTCAATGGCACTCTCTAG
- a CDS encoding DUF3021 family protein, whose protein sequence is MTLFLYLSGKPYQVNKSTFLTGLILATILATAPIYDDNHLTFRQQSLLHFSILYVTILPILCFSGWHPLHNDCRLIENPFRFPNLRTSSLDTSLSYLWKTSQ, encoded by the coding sequence TTGACGCTCTTTCTCTACTTGTCAGGAAAACCTTATCAAGTAAACAAATCTACCTTTCTTACAGGATTAATCCTTGCCACTATACTGGCAACTGCACCCATTTACGACGATAATCATTTGACATTCAGACAACAATCACTCCTCCACTTCTCGATCTTGTATGTTACCATCCTTCCAATCCTCTGTTTTTCCGGATGGCATCCCTTGCATAATGATTGTAGACTTATTGAAAATCCTTTCCGGTTTCCTAACTTGCGGACTAGTTCTTTAGACACTAGCTTATCTTATCTTTGGAAAACTTCTCAATAA
- the sufU gene encoding Fe-S cluster assembly sulfur transfer protein SufU — translation MALSRLDSLYMAVVADHSKSPHHHGVLPDVEQLQLNNPTCGDVINLSVKFDGDMIEDIAFADDGCTISTASSSMMTDAVIGKTKEEALELAEIFSLMIQGNHKVDEDKLGEAKLLAGVSKFPQRIKCATLSWNALKMAIERSEL, via the coding sequence ATGGCACTCTCTAGACTAGATAGTTTATATATGGCTGTTGTGGCCGATCACTCTAAGAGCCCTCACCATCATGGTGTTCTACCTGATGTGGAGCAACTTCAACTGAATAATCCGACATGTGGAGATGTTATCAATCTGTCAGTTAAGTTTGATGGTGATATGATTGAAGACATCGCCTTTGCTGATGATGGTTGTACCATTTCAACAGCCTCATCAAGTATGATGACGGATGCGGTTATCGGTAAAACCAAGGAGGAGGCTTTAGAACTAGCAGAAATTTTCTCTCTTATGATTCAAGGAAATCATAAAGTGGATGAGGATAAGTTAGGTGAGGCCAAGCTTTTGGCGGGGGTTTCTAAATTTCCACAACGTATCAAATGTGCAACGCTCTCTTGGAATGCCCTTAAAATGGCTATAGAGAGAAGTGAGCTCTAG
- the sufC gene encoding Fe-S cluster assembly ATPase SufC: MSVLEIKNLHVSVEDKEILKGLNLTLKTGEIAAIMGPNGTGKSTLSAAIMGNPNYEITEGDILFDGESILDLEVDERARLGLFLAMQYPAEIPGITNAEFIRAAMNAGKEDDEKISVLDFITKLDEKMELLGMREEMAERYLNEGFSGGEKKRNEILQLLMLEPKFALLDEIDSGLDIDALKVVSKGVNAMRGEGFGAMIITHYQRLLNYITPDVVHVMMEGQVVLSGGPELAARLEQEGYAKIAEELGYEYHEEA, translated from the coding sequence ATGTCTGTACTTGAAATCAAAAATCTTCATGTTTCTGTTGAAGATAAAGAAATCTTGAAGGGGCTTAATTTGACTCTTAAAACTGGTGAGATTGCTGCTATTATGGGTCCTAACGGAACTGGTAAATCTACCCTTTCGGCTGCTATCATGGGTAACCCAAATTATGAAATCACAGAAGGAGACATCCTTTTTGATGGTGAAAGCATCCTCGACTTAGAAGTTGATGAACGTGCACGCCTAGGTCTTTTTCTTGCTATGCAATACCCAGCTGAAATCCCAGGGATTACAAATGCTGAGTTTATCCGTGCGGCTATGAATGCTGGTAAAGAAGATGATGAAAAGATTTCTGTCCTTGATTTCATCACTAAATTGGATGAAAAGATGGAATTACTTGGTATGCGTGAAGAAATGGCTGAGCGTTACCTTAACGAAGGTTTCTCAGGTGGTGAGAAGAAACGTAACGAAATTCTTCAGTTGCTTATGTTGGAACCTAAGTTTGCTCTTCTTGATGAGATTGACTCAGGTCTTGATATTGATGCTCTTAAAGTGGTTTCAAAAGGGGTTAACGCTATGCGTGGCGAAGGCTTTGGTGCTATGATTATCACTCACTACCAACGTCTCTTGAACTACATCACTCCAGATGTTGTACACGTAATGATGGAAGGTCAAGTGGTTCTTTCAGGTGGTCCTGAATTGGCTGCCCGTCTTGAGCAAGAAGGTTATGCGAAAATCGCTGAAGAGCTCGGTTACGAGTACCACGAAGAAGCCTAA
- the dusB gene encoding tRNA dihydrouridine synthase DusB, protein MTKLNSSFMIGNVEIPHRTVLAPMAGVTNSAFRTIAKEFGAGLVVMEMISEKGLLYNNEKTLHMLHIDENEHPMSIQLFGGDAEGLKRAADFIQTNTKADIVDINMGCPVNKVVKNEAGAKWLKDPDKIYHIVKEVTSVLDIPLTVKMRTGWSDSDLAVENALAAESAGVSALAMHGRTREQMYTGHCDHETLARVAKAITKIPFIGNGDVRNVQDAKLMIEELGVDAVMVGRAAMNNPYIFTQINHFFETGEELPDLPFDKKLDIAEDHLKRLVDLKGEMIAVREFRGLAPHYLRGTAGAAKVRGEVSRAESVAQVKEIFATLR, encoded by the coding sequence ATGACTAAACTTAATTCATCCTTTATGATTGGAAATGTAGAGATCCCTCACCGAACAGTCCTAGCTCCTATGGCAGGCGTGACCAACTCTGCCTTCCGTACTATTGCAAAAGAGTTTGGTGCTGGTCTTGTGGTGATGGAGATGATTTCTGAAAAAGGTCTCCTCTACAATAATGAGAAAACCCTCCACATGCTTCATATTGATGAGAATGAACATCCAATGTCTATCCAGCTTTTCGGTGGTGATGCTGAGGGCTTGAAGCGTGCAGCTGATTTTATTCAGACCAATACCAAGGCTGATATCGTTGATATCAATATGGGTTGTCCGGTCAATAAGGTAGTCAAAAATGAAGCGGGTGCCAAGTGGCTCAAGGATCCAGACAAGATTTACCACATTGTCAAGGAAGTAACGTCAGTGCTTGATATTCCCTTGACCGTTAAGATGCGTACGGGATGGTCAGACAGTGATTTGGCTGTGGAAAACGCTCTTGCAGCTGAGTCTGCAGGTGTTTCTGCTCTTGCCATGCACGGTCGTACCCGTGAACAAATGTATACTGGTCACTGTGACCACGAGACGCTGGCTCGTGTTGCTAAAGCTATTACTAAGATTCCATTTATCGGAAATGGAGATGTTCGTAACGTTCAAGACGCTAAACTCATGATTGAAGAACTTGGCGTAGATGCCGTTATGGTGGGTCGTGCAGCCATGAATAATCCATACATCTTCACGCAAATCAATCACTTCTTCGAAACGGGAGAGGAGTTGCCAGATCTTCCGTTTGATAAGAAGCTGGACATTGCTGAAGACCACCTCAAACGTTTGGTAGACCTTAAAGGTGAGATGATTGCTGTCCGTGAATTCCGTGGTCTTGCTCCACACTATCTTCGTGGAACAGCAGGAGCAGCTAAGGTTCGTGGCGAAGTCTCGCGTGCCGAGTCTGTTGCTCAGGTCAAAGAAATCTTTGCGACTTTACGATGA
- the sufD gene encoding Fe-S cluster assembly protein SufD — protein sequence MSKESIIAFSQAKAEPLWLQDLRQAAFDKLDGLALPKIERVKFHRWNLGDGTIAENESSANVPDFTALGNNPKLVQVGTNTVLEQLPSDLINQGLVFTDLATALEEIPEVVESFFGKAVAYDEDKLAAYNYAYFNSAAVLYVPDNVEIDLPVESYFYQDGDSSVPFNKHVLIVAGKNSKLTYLERFETLGESTEKASANISVEVIAQDGAQVKFAAIDRLGENVTTYISRRGRIGRDASIDWALGIMNEGNVIADFDSDLIGNGSHANLKVIGLSSGRQVQGIDTRVTNYGNNSVGHILQHGVILERGTLTFNGIGHIVKGAKGADAQQESRVLMLSDKARSDANPILLIDENEVTAGHAASIGQVDPEDMYYLMSRGLDQETAERLVIRGFLGAVITEIPVKEVRDEMISVTDTKLNKR from the coding sequence ATGTCAAAAGAATCTATTATCGCTTTTTCACAAGCAAAAGCAGAGCCACTCTGGTTGCAAGACCTTCGTCAAGCAGCGTTTGATAAGCTTGACGGTTTGGCTCTTCCGAAAATTGAGCGTGTTAAATTCCACCGTTGGAATCTAGGCGATGGAACGATTGCTGAAAATGAATCATCAGCAAATGTGCCTGACTTTACAGCGCTTGGAAACAATCCTAAATTGGTTCAAGTAGGAACAAATACTGTCCTTGAACAATTGCCATCTGACTTGATTAATCAAGGTCTTGTCTTCACAGACCTTGCAACAGCTCTTGAAGAAATCCCAGAAGTCGTTGAATCCTTCTTTGGTAAGGCTGTAGCCTACGATGAGGACAAATTAGCAGCCTATAACTATGCCTATTTCAATAGTGCAGCAGTCCTTTATGTACCAGATAATGTTGAAATTGACTTGCCAGTTGAGAGCTATTTCTACCAAGATGGCGATTCATCTGTTCCATTTAACAAACATGTTTTGATTGTAGCGGGTAAAAACAGTAAATTGACTTATCTTGAGCGTTTTGAAACGCTAGGTGAATCTACTGAAAAAGCTAGTGCCAACATTTCTGTGGAAGTTATTGCACAAGACGGTGCTCAAGTTAAGTTTGCGGCTATTGACCGTTTAGGTGAAAATGTCACAACTTATATCAGCCGTCGTGGTCGTATTGGTCGTGATGCAAGCATTGACTGGGCTCTCGGAATCATGAACGAGGGTAATGTTATTGCTGACTTTGATAGCGACTTGATTGGCAATGGAAGTCATGCCAATCTTAAAGTTATTGGTCTGTCATCAGGTCGTCAAGTTCAGGGGATTGATACTCGTGTGACTAACTATGGTAACAACTCTGTGGGACATATCTTACAACATGGCGTTATCTTGGAGCGTGGTACCTTGACTTTCAATGGTATTGGTCACATTGTCAAGGGTGCTAAGGGTGCCGATGCACAACAAGAAAGCCGCGTTCTTATGCTTTCTGATAAGGCCCGTTCAGACGCTAACCCAATACTTTTGATTGATGAAAATGAAGTTACAGCAGGACACGCTGCTTCAATCGGTCAGGTGGATCCAGAGGATATGTACTACCTCATGAGTCGTGGACTTGATCAAGAGACTGCAGAACGCTTGGTTATTCGCGGTTTCTTGGGAGCAGTTATCACTGAAATCCCAGTTAAGGAAGTGCGTGACGAGATGATTTCTGTAACTGATACAAAACTAAACAAACGTTAG
- a CDS encoding glycosyltransferase family 4 protein: protein MPWTINYIFVLIGTSLIAIVGTPLVRSLAFRVGAVDNPNARRINKKPMPSAGGLAIFLAFVLATLVFMPMIIQKDVWHISYFRYILPVVVGGAIVVSTGFIDDIFELKPLPKMLGIVIGAVIVWAFTDFRFDSFKIPFGGPVIQFGPVLTLILTVLWIAAITNAINLIDGLDGLVGGVSIISLMTMGVISYFFLYDTDIFLTLTIFVLVAAIIGFFPYNYHPAIIYLGDTGALFIGFMIGVLSLQGLKNATAVAILSPVIILGVPITDTVVAIVRRKLSGRPAMEADKMHLHHRLLAMGFTHRGAVLVVYAIATLFSLIALLLNVSSRFGGILLLLSLLLGMEILIEGLEIWGIGRTPLFNFLKFIGNSDYRQAIMLKWKQGRKK, encoded by the coding sequence ATGCCTTGGACCATTAATTATATTTTTGTCTTGATTGGGACCTCTTTGATTGCCATTGTGGGAACCCCACTGGTTCGTTCTTTGGCCTTTCGAGTCGGAGCAGTTGATAATCCAAATGCAAGACGTATCAATAAAAAGCCAATGCCGAGTGCTGGTGGTCTAGCTATTTTCTTGGCTTTTGTACTGGCGACCTTGGTATTTATGCCTATGATTATTCAGAAGGATGTCTGGCATATTTCTTATTTTAGATACATCCTACCGGTTGTTGTGGGTGGTGCTATTGTGGTATCGACAGGTTTCATTGATGATATCTTTGAATTAAAACCTTTGCCTAAGATGCTCGGTATTGTTATCGGAGCTGTTATTGTTTGGGCTTTTACGGATTTTCGATTTGATAGCTTTAAGATACCTTTTGGCGGTCCCGTGATTCAGTTTGGGCCAGTCTTGACCTTGATTCTAACAGTGTTATGGATTGCTGCTATCACCAATGCCATTAATCTGATTGATGGTTTGGATGGATTGGTTGGAGGAGTTTCTATCATTTCCCTGATGACTATGGGGGTGATTTCTTATTTCTTCCTCTATGATACTGATATTTTCTTGACCTTGACCATCTTTGTCTTAGTGGCTGCCATTATAGGCTTTTTCCCTTACAATTATCATCCAGCGATTATCTATCTAGGTGATACAGGGGCGCTCTTTATTGGCTTTATGATAGGTGTCTTGTCATTGCAAGGGCTGAAAAATGCAACAGCAGTAGCTATTTTGTCGCCTGTTATTATCTTGGGGGTGCCTATTACTGATACGGTGGTGGCTATTGTCCGCCGTAAGTTGTCAGGGCGCCCAGCCATGGAGGCTGACAAGATGCACTTGCATCATCGCCTTTTAGCTATGGGGTTCACTCATCGAGGAGCAGTTCTGGTGGTTTATGCCATCGCTACTCTCTTTTCATTGATTGCCCTCTTGTTGAATGTTTCCAGTCGTTTTGGTGGTATCCTTCTGCTCTTGAGTCTACTTTTAGGGATGGAAATTCTGATTGAAGGGCTCGAGATTTGGGGCATTGGTCGAACACCCCTCTTTAACTTCCTGAAATTTATCGGGAACAGTGATTATCGTCAAGCAATCATGTTGAAATGGAAGCAAGGTCGAAAAAAATAA
- the sufB gene encoding Fe-S cluster assembly protein SufB: MTETNEKVEPKPIDLGEYKYGFRDDVTPVFSTGKGISEDVVRAMSAEKEEPEWMLEFRLKSLETFNKMAMQEWGPDLSGINFDDLTYFQKASDKPARDWEDVPEKIKETFERIGIPEAERAYLAGASAQYESEVVYHNMKEEYDKLGIIFTDTDSALKEHPELFKKYFSKLVPPTDNKFAALNSAFWSGGTFIYVPKGVKVDIPLQTYFRINNEATAQFERTLIIVDEGASVHYVEGCTAPTYTTASLHAAIVEIFALDGAYMRYSTIQNWSDNVYNLVTKRATAKKNATVEWIDGNLGAEVTMKYPSVYLDGEGARGTMLSIAFANAGQHQDTGAKMIHNAPHTSSSIVSKSIARNGGKVDYRGQVTFNKDSKKSVSHIECDTILMDDLSKSDTIPFNEIHNSQVALEHEAKVSKISEEQLYYLMSRGLSEQEATEMIVMGFVEPFTKELPMEYAVELNRLISYEMEGSVG; the protein is encoded by the coding sequence ATGACTGAAACAAATGAAAAAGTAGAACCAAAACCCATTGATCTTGGGGAATATAAATACGGTTTCCGTGATGATGTGACACCAGTCTTTTCAACAGGAAAAGGAATCAGTGAAGACGTGGTCCGTGCCATGTCTGCTGAAAAAGAGGAGCCTGAGTGGATGCTTGAATTCCGCTTGAAATCATTGGAAACCTTTAACAAAATGGCTATGCAAGAGTGGGGGCCAGACCTTTCTGGTATTAACTTTGATGATCTGACTTATTTCCAAAAGGCATCAGACAAACCTGCTCGTGACTGGGAAGATGTTCCTGAGAAAATCAAGGAAACTTTTGAACGTATTGGTATTCCAGAAGCAGAACGTGCCTATCTTGCTGGAGCCTCAGCTCAGTATGAGTCAGAAGTGGTTTACCACAATATGAAAGAAGAGTATGACAAGTTGGGTATTATCTTTACAGATACAGATTCAGCACTTAAAGAGCATCCAGAACTCTTTAAGAAGTACTTCTCAAAACTGGTTCCGCCAACAGATAACAAATTTGCGGCCCTTAACTCTGCCTTCTGGTCAGGTGGTACCTTTATTTATGTACCAAAAGGCGTTAAGGTAGATATTCCGCTTCAAACCTACTTCCGTATTAACAACGAAGCAACTGCTCAATTTGAACGTACTCTTATCATTGTTGATGAAGGTGCCAGCGTTCACTATGTTGAAGGATGTACAGCGCCTACATACACAACGGCAAGCCTTCATGCGGCCATCGTTGAAATCTTTGCACTTGATGGTGCCTACATGCGCTACTCAACTATTCAAAACTGGTCAGATAACGTCTACAACTTGGTAACTAAACGTGCTACGGCTAAGAAAAACGCAACTGTTGAGTGGATTGATGGTAACCTGGGTGCTGAAGTAACCATGAAGTATCCATCTGTTTACCTTGATGGTGAAGGTGCACGTGGTACCATGCTTTCAATTGCCTTTGCTAATGCTGGTCAACACCAAGATACAGGGGCTAAGATGATTCACAATGCACCGCATACATCATCATCTATTGTTTCTAAATCAATTGCTCGTAATGGTGGTAAGGTTGACTATCGTGGACAAGTAACCTTCAACAAGGATTCCAAGAAATCAGTATCTCACATCGAATGTGACACCATCTTGATGGATGACTTATCTAAATCAGATACTATCCCATTCAACGAAATCCACAATTCACAAGTTGCGCTTGAACACGAAGCTAAAGTTTCTAAGATTTCTGAAGAACAGCTCTACTACCTCATGAGCCGTGGACTTTCAGAACAAGAAGCAACTGAAATGATTGTCATGGGATTTGTGGAACCATTTACCAAAGAACTTCCAATGGAATATGCTGTTGAGCTTAACCGCTTGATTAGCTATGAAATGGAAGGATCAGTTGGGTAA
- the hslO gene encoding Hsp33 family molecular chaperone HslO, with the protein MDKLIKTISESGSFRAYALDSTETVRTAQEKHNTLSSSTVALGRTLIANQILAANQKGDSKITVKVIGNGSFGHIISVADTKGHVKGYIQNPGVDIKKTATGEVLVGPFMGQGQFVSIIDYGTGNPYTSSTPLISGEIGEDFAYYLTESEQTPSAVGLNVLLDKEDKVKVAGGFMLQVLPGASEEEIARYEKRIQEMPAISTLLESDDHIEALLNAIYGDEPFKRLSEEELSFECDCSRERFENALLTLGKDELQAMKDEDHGAEIVCQFCQTKYEFSEADLEELIND; encoded by the coding sequence ATGGATAAATTAATTAAAACAATTTCAGAATCAGGTTCTTTCCGTGCTTATGCTCTTGATAGTACTGAAACGGTCAGAACTGCACAAGAAAAACACAATACATTATCGTCATCAACAGTTGCTTTGGGGCGTACCCTTATTGCCAATCAAATCTTGGCTGCTAACCAAAAGGGTGATAGCAAAATTACAGTTAAGGTTATCGGAAACGGCTCTTTTGGTCATATCATCTCTGTAGCTGATACCAAAGGACATGTTAAGGGCTACATCCAAAATCCAGGTGTAGACATCAAGAAAACAGCGACTGGTGAAGTTTTAGTAGGTCCTTTCATGGGGCAAGGACAATTTGTCTCAATCATCGATTATGGAACTGGTAATCCTTACACGTCATCAACACCGCTTATTTCTGGTGAAATCGGTGAAGACTTTGCCTACTATTTGACAGAGTCTGAGCAAACACCATCTGCTGTTGGTCTTAATGTACTTCTTGACAAAGAGGATAAGGTCAAGGTTGCTGGTGGTTTCATGCTTCAGGTCTTACCAGGAGCTAGCGAGGAAGAAATCGCTCGTTACGAAAAACGCATCCAAGAGATGCCAGCCATTTCAACACTTTTGGAGTCTGATGACCATATTGAAGCGCTCTTGAATGCCATTTATGGGGATGAGCCTTTCAAACGCTTGTCTGAAGAGGAGCTTAGCTTTGAGTGCGATTGCTCACGTGAACGCTTTGAAAATGCCCTCTTGACGCTTGGTAAGGATGAACTTCAAGCTATGAAAGACGAGGACCATGGGGCTGAAATCGTCTGTCAATTCTGCCAAACTAAGTATGAATTTTCAGAAGCTGACTTGGAGGAACTCATCAATGACTAA
- the mecA gene encoding adaptor protein MecA translates to MEMKQISETTLKIMITMEDLEEHGMELKDFLIPQEKTEEFFYTVMDELDLPDNFKNSGMLSFRVTPRKDRVDVFVTKSDLKEDLDFNDLSDMEDYSGLSPEEFLKALEDNFMDKGDIEAHHKLEELEKTLKEVDETMTDPAKEVAEETIREDYTHYVLAFSDFDQVVTFAQGLKNVSVEGSELYKLGDVYYMTILLYLADEPDYYANNMYARFLEYANVADRTRPYLQEHATILMEEDALPVLQATKWS, encoded by the coding sequence ATGGAAATGAAACAAATAAGCGAGACAACTCTAAAAATCATGATTACCATGGAAGATCTTGAAGAACATGGTATGGAGCTGAAAGATTTCTTGATTCCCCAGGAAAAAACAGAGGAATTTTTCTATACTGTCATGGATGAGTTGGACTTACCTGATAACTTTAAAAATAGTGGGATGTTGAGCTTCCGTGTCACGCCACGAAAGGATCGTGTGGATGTTTTTGTGACTAAATCAGATCTTAAGGAAGACCTTGATTTCAATGATTTGTCAGATATGGAAGACTATTCAGGACTTTCTCCAGAAGAATTCCTCAAAGCTCTTGAAGATAACTTTATGGATAAGGGAGATATTGAAGCCCACCATAAGCTCGAAGAGCTTGAAAAGACCTTGAAAGAGGTTGATGAGACTATGACAGATCCGGCTAAGGAAGTGGCTGAGGAAACTATTCGTGAAGATTATACTCACTATGTCTTGGCTTTCTCTGACTTTGATCAAGTAGTGACCTTTGCGCAAGGTTTGAAGAATGTGTCAGTGGAGGGTTCTGAACTTTATAAACTTGGTGATGTCTACTATATGACTATCCTTCTTTACTTGGCTGATGAGCCTGATTATTACGCGAACAATATGTATGCGCGTTTTCTTGAATATGCGAATGTGGCAGACCGAACACGTCCCTATCTACAAGAGCATGCAACAATCTTGATGGAAGAGGACGCCTTACCGGTATTACAAGCAACGAAATGGAGCTAG